The proteins below come from a single Gimesia alba genomic window:
- a CDS encoding DUF1552 domain-containing protein, producing MMFEINRRTFLRGAAGATLALPWMESLAHSEVPPKPARRLAVFYVPIGVVRRGFFPGEQDAAIPKFTSSQEEITRETGLQVGMRPLQELTPTQQPLEAVKQKVTLITGMDRFYKHGSDVHAQCASCFLSSATAHAVKSSVYPLSRTLDHIIADHVGEKTPFRTLELSCNSHHDNKESIYFDNISWYGTGHVAPSIRDPRKVYRRMFGTQENQAYRDITGLVLEDARSLNRRLGRADREKFAEYFDGIRTIEEQMDKLDQIKNEIGKASVKEPDNSQLPRGQYIRLMGDLMVAALQVGLTNVATLMIGPERWDTPMRYESLFDKPMSHHQMSHNQNKFMKELLQVDRFHMEQFVYLVQKMDGIREANGTTLLDNTIFTYGSGLGDGATHQYTDLPIVVAGSGGGQLKTGQHLHCSDGTALANLWLTHAQVMGLKLKRFADSTGPVQQLLT from the coding sequence ATGATGTTTGAAATCAATCGACGCACATTTCTCCGCGGCGCAGCAGGTGCGACCCTGGCATTGCCCTGGATGGAAAGTCTCGCGCACTCTGAAGTCCCTCCGAAACCGGCGCGGCGCCTGGCGGTCTTCTATGTGCCCATTGGTGTGGTGCGTCGTGGTTTCTTTCCGGGCGAACAGGATGCAGCGATCCCCAAATTCACGAGTAGTCAGGAAGAGATTACCCGGGAAACCGGTCTTCAAGTCGGGATGCGACCTCTGCAAGAACTGACTCCCACTCAGCAGCCACTCGAAGCAGTCAAGCAGAAAGTCACACTGATCACCGGCATGGACCGTTTCTACAAGCATGGAAGTGACGTTCATGCGCAGTGTGCCTCCTGTTTTTTAAGCAGTGCCACTGCCCACGCCGTCAAGTCGTCGGTGTACCCCCTGTCCCGGACTCTCGATCATATCATCGCTGACCATGTCGGGGAGAAGACTCCTTTCCGCACTTTGGAACTGAGTTGCAACAGCCATCATGACAACAAAGAGTCGATCTACTTTGATAATATCTCCTGGTATGGGACGGGTCATGTGGCGCCCTCGATTCGTGATCCGCGAAAAGTCTATCGCCGGATGTTCGGCACACAGGAGAATCAGGCCTATCGCGATATCACGGGACTGGTTCTCGAAGATGCGCGTTCATTAAACAGACGACTCGGCCGTGCCGACCGTGAGAAATTTGCGGAGTACTTCGATGGCATCAGGACGATCGAAGAACAGATGGATAAACTCGATCAGATTAAAAATGAAATTGGCAAAGCTTCAGTGAAAGAACCAGATAACTCACAACTCCCCCGTGGCCAATATATTCGCCTGATGGGAGACCTGATGGTGGCAGCACTGCAGGTTGGTTTGACCAATGTGGCCACGTTGATGATTGGGCCCGAACGCTGGGATACACCCATGCGATATGAATCGCTGTTCGACAAACCGATGAGCCATCATCAGATGTCTCATAATCAAAATAAGTTTATGAAAGAACTGTTGCAGGTGGATCGATTCCATATGGAACAGTTTGTGTATCTCGTGCAGAAGATGGATGGAATCCGTGAAGCGAATGGAACGACATTGCTTGATAATACCATTTTCACGTATGGTTCCGGTCTGGGTGATGGTGCCACGCATCAATATACCGACCTGCCCATCGTCGTCGCGGGTTCTGGCGGAGGACAATTAAAGACGGGACAGCATCTGCATTGCTCCGATGGCACCGCCCTGGCAAACCTCTGGCTCACGCACGCACAAGTCATGGGGCTCAAGCTCAAGCGATTTGCCGACAGCACCGGCCCGGTCCAGCAATTATTGACCTGA
- a CDS encoding DUF7691 family protein, producing the protein MRYISGSIIGFAIKIESIQKINKKEAEGYIQLFLEQVKQEDDVDPNIPDNELSEDFLEYYKMQESNIRKIFGLSHDPIEAYGLLEFPFQFICDLFGTELEKDSNLLEMPPICDLEFENSKLNGYYKTPFGFPPKDENIGYLTLEEIKEERQQLEGSLQKTFEEVWNFRGLNPQQIEEDKELWKNLIFPARKTYLDWLDYCIQEGTDLIIIHYLN; encoded by the coding sequence ATGCGTTATATCAGTGGAAGCATCATTGGTTTTGCTATCAAAATTGAATCGATTCAAAAAATAAACAAGAAAGAAGCTGAAGGTTATATTCAGTTATTTTTAGAACAAGTGAAACAAGAGGACGATGTCGATCCTAACATTCCTGACAACGAACTATCTGAAGATTTTTTAGAGTACTACAAGATGCAGGAGTCCAATATAAGGAAAATATTTGGTCTTTCACATGACCCAATAGAGGCTTACGGTTTATTAGAATTTCCCTTTCAGTTTATATGTGATCTATTTGGAACAGAGTTGGAAAAAGATAGCAACTTACTTGAAATGCCCCCAATTTGTGATCTGGAATTCGAAAACAGTAAATTAAATGGATACTATAAGACACCCTTTGGATTCCCCCCTAAAGATGAAAATATCGGGTACTTAACTCTGGAGGAAATCAAAGAAGAAAGACAACAACTGGAAGGCAGTCTTCAGAAAACATTTGAAGAAGTTTGGAATTTTAGAGGGCTGAATCCTCAACAAATTGAGGAAGATAAAGAATTATGGAAAAATCTAATTTTTCCAGCGAGAAAGACATATCTGGATTGGCTGGATTACTGTATTCAGGAAGGAACTGATTTAATCATTATCCATTATTTAAATTAG